One stretch of Rhinolophus ferrumequinum isolate MPI-CBG mRhiFer1 chromosome 27, mRhiFer1_v1.p, whole genome shotgun sequence DNA includes these proteins:
- the LGALS8 gene encoding galectin-8 isoform X5: MLSLNNLQNVTYNPIIPFVETIPGQLVPGTLIVIRGHVPDYSDRFQVDLQCGSSVKPRADVIFHFNPRFKRTHCIVCNTLKNERWGREEITYDMPFKKEKSFEIVIMVLKEKFQVAVNGKHTLLYAHRMSPEKIDTLGIYGKVNIHSVGFSFSSDLKSTQASTLELTETSTENVQNAGMSQLCLPFVARLNSPMGVGRTVVVKGEVNRSAKGFNVDLLSGKSKDIALHLNPRLDAKAFVRNSFIQESWGEEERNITCFPFSPGMYFEMIIYCDVKEFKVAINGVHSLEYRHRFKALNSIDTVEIDGDLQLLEVRSW; encoded by the exons aTCATCCCCTTCGTTGAGACCATTCCTGGGCAGTTGGTGCCTGGAACTTTGATTGTAATACGTGGGCATGTTCCTGACTATTCGGACAG ATTCCAGGTGGACTTGCAGTGTGGCAGCAGCGTGAAACCTCGAGCTGACGTCATCTTTCACTTCAACCCACGTTTCAAAAGGACCCACTGCATTGTTTGCAATACTCTGAAAAATGAGAGATGGGGACGGGAAGAGATCACATACGACATgcctttcaaaaaagaaaagtcttttgaaATTGTGATCATGGTGCTGAAAGAGAAATTCCAG GTGGCTGTAAATGGAAAACATACACTGCTCTATGCCCACAGGATGAGCCCAGAGAAAATAGACACTCTGGGCATTTACGGCAAAGTGAATATTCACTCAGTCGGCTTCAGCTTCAGCTCG GATTTAAAAAGTACCCAAGCATCTACTCTGGAACTGACAGAGACAAgtacagaaaat GTACAAAATGCTGGCATGTCACAGCTT TGTCTGCCATTTGTTGCGCGGTTGAACTCCCCAATGGGTGTTGGACGGACTGTCGTCGTCAAAGGAGAAGTGAACAGAAGTGCCAAAGG ctTTAACGTTGATCTGCTATCAGGAAAGTCAAAGGATATTGCTCTCCACTTGAACCCACGCCTGGATGCTAAAGCCTTTGTAAGAAATTCTTTTATTCAGGAGTCctggggagaagaagagagaaacatcACCTGTTTCCCATTTAGTCCCGGGATGTATTTTGAG ATGATCATTTATTGTGATGTTAAAGAATTCAAGGTTGCGATCAATGGTGTGCACAGCCTGGAGTACAGACACAGATTTAAAGCGCTCAACAGTATTGACACGGTGGAAATTGATGGTGACCTCCAGTTACTGGAAGTAAGGAGCTGGTAG
- the LGALS8 gene encoding galectin-8 isoform X3 encodes MLSLNNLQNVTYNPIIPFVETIPGQLVPGTLIVIRGHVPDYSDRFQVDLQCGSSVKPRADVIFHFNPRFKRTHCIVCNTLKNERWGREEITYDMPFKKEKSFEIVIMVLKEKFQVAVNGKHTLLYAHRMSPEKIDTLGIYGKVNIHSVGFSFSSVQNAGMSQLPSNRGDTDKIVPRSVYTKSRGSAVNHTLTCAKILPINCLSKCLPFVARLNSPMGVGRTVVVKGEVNRSAKGFNVDLLSGKSKDIALHLNPRLDAKAFVRNSFIQESWGEEERNITCFPFSPGMYFEMIIYCDVKEFKVAINGVHSLEYRHRFKALNSIDTVEIDGDLQLLEVRSW; translated from the exons aTCATCCCCTTCGTTGAGACCATTCCTGGGCAGTTGGTGCCTGGAACTTTGATTGTAATACGTGGGCATGTTCCTGACTATTCGGACAG ATTCCAGGTGGACTTGCAGTGTGGCAGCAGCGTGAAACCTCGAGCTGACGTCATCTTTCACTTCAACCCACGTTTCAAAAGGACCCACTGCATTGTTTGCAATACTCTGAAAAATGAGAGATGGGGACGGGAAGAGATCACATACGACATgcctttcaaaaaagaaaagtcttttgaaATTGTGATCATGGTGCTGAAAGAGAAATTCCAG GTGGCTGTAAATGGAAAACATACACTGCTCTATGCCCACAGGATGAGCCCAGAGAAAATAGACACTCTGGGCATTTACGGCAAAGTGAATATTCACTCAGTCGGCTTCAGCTTCAGCTCG GTACAAAATGCTGGCATGTCACAGCTT CCCAGTAACAGAGGAGACACTGATAAAATCGTACCCAGAAGTGTCTACACCAAGAGCAGAGGTTCTGCTGTCAATCACACTTTGACTTGCGCCAAAATACTACCTATCAACTGTTTGTCAAAG TGTCTGCCATTTGTTGCGCGGTTGAACTCCCCAATGGGTGTTGGACGGACTGTCGTCGTCAAAGGAGAAGTGAACAGAAGTGCCAAAGG ctTTAACGTTGATCTGCTATCAGGAAAGTCAAAGGATATTGCTCTCCACTTGAACCCACGCCTGGATGCTAAAGCCTTTGTAAGAAATTCTTTTATTCAGGAGTCctggggagaagaagagagaaacatcACCTGTTTCCCATTTAGTCCCGGGATGTATTTTGAG ATGATCATTTATTGTGATGTTAAAGAATTCAAGGTTGCGATCAATGGTGTGCACAGCCTGGAGTACAGACACAGATTTAAAGCGCTCAACAGTATTGACACGGTGGAAATTGATGGTGACCTCCAGTTACTGGAAGTAAGGAGCTGGTAG
- the LGALS8 gene encoding galectin-8 isoform X4 produces the protein MLSLNNLQNVTYNPIIPFVETIPGQLVPGTLIVIRGHVPDYSDRFQVDLQCGSSVKPRADVIFHFNPRFKRTHCIVCNTLKNERWGREEITYDMPFKKEKSFEIVIMVLKEKFQVAVNGKHTLLYAHRMSPEKIDTLGIYGKVNIHSVGFSFSSVSALPELGVVLNDLKSTQASTLELTETSTENVQNAGMSQLCLPFVARLNSPMGVGRTVVVKGEVNRSAKGFNVDLLSGKSKDIALHLNPRLDAKAFVRNSFIQESWGEEERNITCFPFSPGMYFEMIIYCDVKEFKVAINGVHSLEYRHRFKALNSIDTVEIDGDLQLLEVRSW, from the exons aTCATCCCCTTCGTTGAGACCATTCCTGGGCAGTTGGTGCCTGGAACTTTGATTGTAATACGTGGGCATGTTCCTGACTATTCGGACAG ATTCCAGGTGGACTTGCAGTGTGGCAGCAGCGTGAAACCTCGAGCTGACGTCATCTTTCACTTCAACCCACGTTTCAAAAGGACCCACTGCATTGTTTGCAATACTCTGAAAAATGAGAGATGGGGACGGGAAGAGATCACATACGACATgcctttcaaaaaagaaaagtcttttgaaATTGTGATCATGGTGCTGAAAGAGAAATTCCAG GTGGCTGTAAATGGAAAACATACACTGCTCTATGCCCACAGGATGAGCCCAGAGAAAATAGACACTCTGGGCATTTACGGCAAAGTGAATATTCACTCAGTCGGCTTCAGCTTCAGCTCGGTGAGTGCCCTGCCGGAGCTTGGGGTCGTCTTAAAC GATTTAAAAAGTACCCAAGCATCTACTCTGGAACTGACAGAGACAAgtacagaaaat GTACAAAATGCTGGCATGTCACAGCTT TGTCTGCCATTTGTTGCGCGGTTGAACTCCCCAATGGGTGTTGGACGGACTGTCGTCGTCAAAGGAGAAGTGAACAGAAGTGCCAAAGG ctTTAACGTTGATCTGCTATCAGGAAAGTCAAAGGATATTGCTCTCCACTTGAACCCACGCCTGGATGCTAAAGCCTTTGTAAGAAATTCTTTTATTCAGGAGTCctggggagaagaagagagaaacatcACCTGTTTCCCATTTAGTCCCGGGATGTATTTTGAG ATGATCATTTATTGTGATGTTAAAGAATTCAAGGTTGCGATCAATGGTGTGCACAGCCTGGAGTACAGACACAGATTTAAAGCGCTCAACAGTATTGACACGGTGGAAATTGATGGTGACCTCCAGTTACTGGAAGTAAGGAGCTGGTAG
- the LGALS8 gene encoding galectin-8 isoform X2, which yields MLSLNNLQNVTYNPIIPFVETIPGQLVPGTLIVIRGHVPDYSDRFQVDLQCGSSVKPRADVIFHFNPRFKRTHCIVCNTLKNERWGREEITYDMPFKKEKSFEIVIMVLKEKFQVAVNGKHTLLYAHRMSPEKIDTLGIYGKVNIHSVGFSFSSDLKSTQASTLELTETSTENVQNAGMSQLPSNRGDTDKIVPRSVYTKSRGSAVNHTLTCAKILPINCLSKCLPFVARLNSPMGVGRTVVVKGEVNRSAKGFNVDLLSGKSKDIALHLNPRLDAKAFVRNSFIQESWGEEERNITCFPFSPGMYFEMIIYCDVKEFKVAINGVHSLEYRHRFKALNSIDTVEIDGDLQLLEVRSW from the exons aTCATCCCCTTCGTTGAGACCATTCCTGGGCAGTTGGTGCCTGGAACTTTGATTGTAATACGTGGGCATGTTCCTGACTATTCGGACAG ATTCCAGGTGGACTTGCAGTGTGGCAGCAGCGTGAAACCTCGAGCTGACGTCATCTTTCACTTCAACCCACGTTTCAAAAGGACCCACTGCATTGTTTGCAATACTCTGAAAAATGAGAGATGGGGACGGGAAGAGATCACATACGACATgcctttcaaaaaagaaaagtcttttgaaATTGTGATCATGGTGCTGAAAGAGAAATTCCAG GTGGCTGTAAATGGAAAACATACACTGCTCTATGCCCACAGGATGAGCCCAGAGAAAATAGACACTCTGGGCATTTACGGCAAAGTGAATATTCACTCAGTCGGCTTCAGCTTCAGCTCG GATTTAAAAAGTACCCAAGCATCTACTCTGGAACTGACAGAGACAAgtacagaaaat GTACAAAATGCTGGCATGTCACAGCTT CCCAGTAACAGAGGAGACACTGATAAAATCGTACCCAGAAGTGTCTACACCAAGAGCAGAGGTTCTGCTGTCAATCACACTTTGACTTGCGCCAAAATACTACCTATCAACTGTTTGTCAAAG TGTCTGCCATTTGTTGCGCGGTTGAACTCCCCAATGGGTGTTGGACGGACTGTCGTCGTCAAAGGAGAAGTGAACAGAAGTGCCAAAGG ctTTAACGTTGATCTGCTATCAGGAAAGTCAAAGGATATTGCTCTCCACTTGAACCCACGCCTGGATGCTAAAGCCTTTGTAAGAAATTCTTTTATTCAGGAGTCctggggagaagaagagagaaacatcACCTGTTTCCCATTTAGTCCCGGGATGTATTTTGAG ATGATCATTTATTGTGATGTTAAAGAATTCAAGGTTGCGATCAATGGTGTGCACAGCCTGGAGTACAGACACAGATTTAAAGCGCTCAACAGTATTGACACGGTGGAAATTGATGGTGACCTCCAGTTACTGGAAGTAAGGAGCTGGTAG
- the LGALS8 gene encoding galectin-8 isoform X1 has product MLSLNNLQNVTYNPIIPFVETIPGQLVPGTLIVIRGHVPDYSDRFQVDLQCGSSVKPRADVIFHFNPRFKRTHCIVCNTLKNERWGREEITYDMPFKKEKSFEIVIMVLKEKFQVAVNGKHTLLYAHRMSPEKIDTLGIYGKVNIHSVGFSFSSVSALPELGVVLNDLKSTQASTLELTETSTENVQNAGMSQLPSNRGDTDKIVPRSVYTKSRGSAVNHTLTCAKILPINCLSKCLPFVARLNSPMGVGRTVVVKGEVNRSAKGFNVDLLSGKSKDIALHLNPRLDAKAFVRNSFIQESWGEEERNITCFPFSPGMYFEMIIYCDVKEFKVAINGVHSLEYRHRFKALNSIDTVEIDGDLQLLEVRSW; this is encoded by the exons aTCATCCCCTTCGTTGAGACCATTCCTGGGCAGTTGGTGCCTGGAACTTTGATTGTAATACGTGGGCATGTTCCTGACTATTCGGACAG ATTCCAGGTGGACTTGCAGTGTGGCAGCAGCGTGAAACCTCGAGCTGACGTCATCTTTCACTTCAACCCACGTTTCAAAAGGACCCACTGCATTGTTTGCAATACTCTGAAAAATGAGAGATGGGGACGGGAAGAGATCACATACGACATgcctttcaaaaaagaaaagtcttttgaaATTGTGATCATGGTGCTGAAAGAGAAATTCCAG GTGGCTGTAAATGGAAAACATACACTGCTCTATGCCCACAGGATGAGCCCAGAGAAAATAGACACTCTGGGCATTTACGGCAAAGTGAATATTCACTCAGTCGGCTTCAGCTTCAGCTCGGTGAGTGCCCTGCCGGAGCTTGGGGTCGTCTTAAAC GATTTAAAAAGTACCCAAGCATCTACTCTGGAACTGACAGAGACAAgtacagaaaat GTACAAAATGCTGGCATGTCACAGCTT CCCAGTAACAGAGGAGACACTGATAAAATCGTACCCAGAAGTGTCTACACCAAGAGCAGAGGTTCTGCTGTCAATCACACTTTGACTTGCGCCAAAATACTACCTATCAACTGTTTGTCAAAG TGTCTGCCATTTGTTGCGCGGTTGAACTCCCCAATGGGTGTTGGACGGACTGTCGTCGTCAAAGGAGAAGTGAACAGAAGTGCCAAAGG ctTTAACGTTGATCTGCTATCAGGAAAGTCAAAGGATATTGCTCTCCACTTGAACCCACGCCTGGATGCTAAAGCCTTTGTAAGAAATTCTTTTATTCAGGAGTCctggggagaagaagagagaaacatcACCTGTTTCCCATTTAGTCCCGGGATGTATTTTGAG ATGATCATTTATTGTGATGTTAAAGAATTCAAGGTTGCGATCAATGGTGTGCACAGCCTGGAGTACAGACACAGATTTAAAGCGCTCAACAGTATTGACACGGTGGAAATTGATGGTGACCTCCAGTTACTGGAAGTAAGGAGCTGGTAG
- the LGALS8 gene encoding galectin-8 isoform X6 — MLSLNNLQNVTYNPIIPFVETIPGQLVPGTLIVIRGHVPDYSDRFQVDLQCGSSVKPRADVIFHFNPRFKRTHCIVCNTLKNERWGREEITYDMPFKKEKSFEIVIMVLKEKFQVAVNGKHTLLYAHRMSPEKIDTLGIYGKVNIHSVGFSFSSVQNAGMSQLCLPFVARLNSPMGVGRTVVVKGEVNRSAKGFNVDLLSGKSKDIALHLNPRLDAKAFVRNSFIQESWGEEERNITCFPFSPGMYFEMIIYCDVKEFKVAINGVHSLEYRHRFKALNSIDTVEIDGDLQLLEVRSW; from the exons aTCATCCCCTTCGTTGAGACCATTCCTGGGCAGTTGGTGCCTGGAACTTTGATTGTAATACGTGGGCATGTTCCTGACTATTCGGACAG ATTCCAGGTGGACTTGCAGTGTGGCAGCAGCGTGAAACCTCGAGCTGACGTCATCTTTCACTTCAACCCACGTTTCAAAAGGACCCACTGCATTGTTTGCAATACTCTGAAAAATGAGAGATGGGGACGGGAAGAGATCACATACGACATgcctttcaaaaaagaaaagtcttttgaaATTGTGATCATGGTGCTGAAAGAGAAATTCCAG GTGGCTGTAAATGGAAAACATACACTGCTCTATGCCCACAGGATGAGCCCAGAGAAAATAGACACTCTGGGCATTTACGGCAAAGTGAATATTCACTCAGTCGGCTTCAGCTTCAGCTCG GTACAAAATGCTGGCATGTCACAGCTT TGTCTGCCATTTGTTGCGCGGTTGAACTCCCCAATGGGTGTTGGACGGACTGTCGTCGTCAAAGGAGAAGTGAACAGAAGTGCCAAAGG ctTTAACGTTGATCTGCTATCAGGAAAGTCAAAGGATATTGCTCTCCACTTGAACCCACGCCTGGATGCTAAAGCCTTTGTAAGAAATTCTTTTATTCAGGAGTCctggggagaagaagagagaaacatcACCTGTTTCCCATTTAGTCCCGGGATGTATTTTGAG ATGATCATTTATTGTGATGTTAAAGAATTCAAGGTTGCGATCAATGGTGTGCACAGCCTGGAGTACAGACACAGATTTAAAGCGCTCAACAGTATTGACACGGTGGAAATTGATGGTGACCTCCAGTTACTGGAAGTAAGGAGCTGGTAG